One Magnolia sinica isolate HGM2019 chromosome 2, MsV1, whole genome shotgun sequence genomic window, cctgtcaggggctatGTGAGGACACCACCGAGACGTATGTTTTTtggacaaatcattttaggctatgagcttaaaaaaaaacacaagtaaATGAaatgctcgagtggaccacaccacatgaaacagagaTGATTAAATAGCCACCGTTGAAAAACTCCTGAGGTCACACAAATTTTGGagcaaactgatatttatgttttccctttatgtatgtgatctcatgaacagattggatggcaaataaacatcacgtctTAGGAATGCTTCAACGGCAGGAGCCATTGACAACACtgcttcacgtggtgtggtccactcgagcctttgaTCTCCCtctacccttaaaatgatctttcaaaatggatggctcggataaaacacatatatcatggtcccccagagcccctgacaggaccgtacGTCTCTAGCCAGGTGCCGGTGGGGTTAGAACCAATCTGCGCCTCACATTCGAAGACCCTGCCCAGGAAACTAGAGCCTTTCCGTCAGTTGATTATGACGACCGTTGTTGCATTTCACTTCTAGGCTGCCTATTTTCTGGCCACAGATTCAAAGGATAAGATTAACCCATGTATGCAGACGCTAATCGGTGAGATCCAAGCGGCtcatcaggtgtggcccacttttcaaaTTGGTCCGTTCATCATGTTCAGAAGAGTAGATGGTCTACATTGAATGTACATGTGTAGCCCACCAAATGATCAGGGCAGCTTGATTGTTGGATAAAGGAATcaacacagtggggcccacgtgatgggcACTTTAGATCTTGCATGTTGCCATGTTTGGCCACAAAGTGCAGTTTCAACTTTCAAGTGCTCCTCAGGGCGAATGCACTTTTGAATTTCTCTTATTATCAAAGAGCCGCTCAATCCAAGCCATCTGAATCATGGGACACAACCCACAAATCACTGAACGGGTGACCTTAACCATGTGATTTTCTCCATTGAACTTGGGACCTCACCACTTTCTTTCAAACCATCCAGTCATGCCATCTGCATGGTAAGGACTAGggtccatctacaaagggacctaTAATCTGGAAAGTCTGGATTGGCTCATTGATGTACAAGGTGGGAGCGGATCCACAGTTCGCCGAACACAGCATAAACCCACACACGCGTACACGGAACCGCAGCAGTTTTGTAGAATTTTATATGCCTGGTGGCATCCTTCCGAGACGCATATACGAGAAAGGTCCGAATAGCCAAAACAGCGGAAGCTGTCGTCGAGATTTCTGCCTCAAAAGGGTTATATGATATTCAAGCACCACCGCTGTCTTGCACGGGAATATATTCTATTTGTGATAACCATTACGAATACTATAAACTGCACTACCAGGAACAATCCAAAACTACTCTTAAAACGGCTAACTACACGGTGTGGCCTGCCTGGTAATTGAATCGGCTGATTTTTGTACTTTCACTTAGTCGTGATGAGTTACCTTTCTTTGTATATATGCGGTTGGAAATAATGTGtcgaaaataataaataatattcaaataaataaaattaaataagaaaatatgaCTTATTTGTTTGAGTCGAGATATGACTaggtcactcggcttgaaattaaATTTGCCCTCCTTGAAttgcgtcccaagtgcaatatGAATCCTAGAGAGTTGGCTTCCAAGATACAATGACTATTACATGGTCCCATCAGTGGACTCACTATATACGGGCTCGAACCAACGTGGAAAAGTTGACTCGGCAACAAACTAAGTTACTAAACACTCAACCAAGGAGTTATTTTAAAGAACCATAAATAAATTGTTGGTTTCTAATGAATGAATTTGTAAAAGGAGTATGTTTATGTATAGACCATGATTAGGTGCTTAAAACACCATTTCAAATGGGTTGGGTCTGCTGGGTTTGAATCCAACTAGTGCAACCACCCGAACATATGCGCCGCTAATTTGAAATTCATGCAAATTCACATATGCTCGATATCACGTACACGTACCAACAACTGAATTTtgaaccaaacaccttctttgacATGACCAATGAAATCCATGCGTAGaacttgatttaattttgtaGTACAATAAGTATAAGGTCTACCAAACTTTCTATTAATTCTAAAGATTAGGTGATGCCTATGGATGTTGAACCTCAACTTCCTAGTCCCCCTGGAGCCTACTCTTCCAGAACCAGGATCAACGGGTTGATATAGTCCAATTTTGCTTAGAATATTCGTTCTTCTTGCCTAGCAAATTCGCAGTCCATAGTAATGCCCATCATAATCTATCGAAATGATCATCCTATAAACATTTTGGATTGCTGAAGCATGACCTTAGGTCTAACCTCTATTTGTTGGAGATCATGCGGAGGCAAACCTGAATTCAACGAACAAGGAGAAATCAAACACAAACAAAAGCATACTGAGAACTTAtgaatttttacgtgaaaaaaataacggcacaaagcgataagcAATCCACTATAAAACAATAttacaaaaaatggatggacttacCAATCCAAACAAATCCAAAATATATTCTCAAAACCCCAACTTTGCTCTGGAACACCTTATGAATGTCTTAACATTCACTTATAATACTCTAATCcagattacacccgatatatatactatcacaatcagaattagaaacaaatcgCACACTTACATAATTCTACACGCACCGTTGATcgaaccttcaatgacatcaacaaCTATTGAAGAtcagtcaatgacatcgaaactatcttcgatggcatcgagtagcaacttcaaaactgtccaacgagcaattgaaaattttctgaattttctcgatggcatcaagtggTTTGTTTGTCAATGATACCAATAGACTGTTGATCTTAgtcagattgaagacatctaCAACACTATTCTCTATAGTCTAACCCAGCAACAGGCGGGCCTAGGGCAGGCTCAAACCTTGATTTTGAACCGGTTGGGTTGAGCCTACTGAAAATATTAGTTTTGCCTTGTACAAGCCAGGCCCATTGCCACCATACAAGCATGGGAGCAAAGCTCTCATCCTGATACCTAATGAGGAATGCTAGTTGCACTCCTGCATATGGACTTCAAATTCACCGGCCTCACACATCAACACAAGGCAAAAGTGTGCAAGATTAGAGCCACTAGACAAGCAACCCAAATATGTAGATGCTTTATCTAGAAACCATGGTTAAGATAAATTGACCAATAGCTCAAATGTCTATATGCAACCTAACTACTAATCAGATTGGCCTCTTTAGTATCAATAGTGATGATTGCTTGATGACCCAGTGCAGTCTTACATCCAAGACTGGTTCCAAATGGGAAGCCAGAGTAACTAGCAGTTCTAATAACAGAATATGTACATTACCCATGAGCCTCTAGTTCTTAAGACTGGTGCCAGATGGTTCACTGATCCAGACCAgtgatatggtggggcccactgtggaaaGGGAATTGCACAAGTATCCCCCTTTAACAGAACAACCCTTTGATTAGTAGCAAGTGAACAGATGGTTAAGGAAAAAAATACAGCAATAATCCACACTCGACGGCAAGCAGCCAAAGGCTGTATGCATCTATCCTCCAACTGGGGAGAGCATCAGGGACTTCCCTTTCCACGTAgggtcccatcagatcaacagtttcgATAAATGCACCATGGGCACCACTTGTACAAACCCAAGGCTCAAGGATCATATAAATCTAATTCCTCTTGAATTATAAACATGTATGCCCTAACTCGTATCTCCCTCACATGCATCTTAGCTTCTTTTAACACTGTCCACCAAAATAGGTAATATCACCATAGTTAATAGTTCTCATTGACTGAATGTAACAATTACATTTTACTCACATCACATGCTCCGCTGGAACTTCAGAAAGGAACGATATGCATTTGAACTCAAATCTCCCTCACACCAAAAGCACGCCCTGAATACTTATTTATCAAGCAAAAGCAGTAAGCCTGATATAGAGATGGATATTACTCAGACGAACTGATCCAGGTACTCCTCTACAGTAGTGTACTTGACATCGGGATAGAGCAGCGATGCCTCCATGCCAAAGGATGGTTCGATCTCAAAGTTGGTGTGGTCTCCTTTCACGAACACGGAGTGGCCAATTGCCAAGACGATGTTCACAGGAATTGGAGCCTCTGTGGTAAAGAAAGAATGGAGATCAGTCAAAGTAAGGTCCCTATCTCCACCAAATGCTGGAGTTTGGCAGGAATGTAAATTGCAGCACCACAGGCTATAGGTGTCTTACATGCACTGTCAAAGTGAATTGCAATTAAAATTATAATCTAAGAGGAAATAACCAAGCTGCAAGTTCCAGGACAACAATCACACCAAGGGTGCGGGccccaaattgcaattatgttactttcaagttggactatAAAAAGCTTAACTGCAATTTTGGGGCTACTTCCGCATTTCTAATGCTAGGAACATTTGGTTATTTGTGATTTCCACTTTCATAAAAATAGTGTCTGCAATTCAATTCTCttttgcatccaaatgcaacctacAGGTTGGATGGGCTGAACTACCAATGCTTTTCATCATTGGTTCCTGTTATTCCTTCATTAACTCGGATGAATTGAACTTGGCAATCAAAAGAAAGATTCTCAGATTGATATTTGACAGTATCATCTCAAATTCTAAATACTAGTGGAGTCCTTGCTGACCTTCAATGTTCTTGAGCACTTGCTCCTCTGGAACATAAATCCTTTCAAGGGTCTTTCCAATCTTCTTCTCCCACAGGGAAACAAGATCATTGAAGGAGTAGATATTAGCAGGGGGTCTTAGATAGAGGACCTTGTTCAAGGTTCTGGGGTCATCCACGGCTTTGATGGTAAATGTGCCAATGTCATCTTCCTTGACAAAAATAGCTGAAAATAGAAAGGCAGTGATGATCAGTGAGAAGAGAGACCGGCATTCATCAAGGCAAGATAGCCAATTTTGCATTCAGTATTTCTAGTTACATGCTACCCCTTTGTATTGGTATTTGCAAACTAAGCAGATATTAACCAGTCTTTGGAGGTTAGTATGTTTTCGTACAACACAATGTCCACGGTGCTCAATTTGGTTCTTTGCCGCATTGAGCTCATTTGTCATTTCAATCTGGTTTGATGAAGAAATCCTACCAAACATGCTGCTTGAGGCACAGTTGGCATTTCCCAAACATCTTAGGAAGGAAACACCACCTACTGACATCCAAATGGCATGCAATAGGAACCGTGCACTTCTCAACATGCAGCCTTAAGCACAATGCATAACTCAAAAGGATTGTTCTATGGTGCCCATGTTGAATTTACAGATTCAATGCCATTTTCAAGGTTATACATGTGCATGTCCTATGTATAAGtatgatttaaaaaaatggtaCAAGTATGCATGAATGCAAACGTAAATGTATGTAACTGATGTAACTTTGACCCAGAAAGGTCAGTGTTGGTATGTGGTGACAGTGGAAAAGCAGAGAGGTGGCACTGGTACTACTTGTGTATATAAGACTGTTATAAGAAAGGCATGGGGGGGTTGTGTTGCTTACCTTTGGGGTTCCCATCCCCTAAGATAACAACCTTGTCCCTAGGGGGAGATGTGGCTCCAGGCTGTGCCAACGACGGCAGGAAATATCCAGCAAAGAAATTAGAAGAGACATATGTGTATGGTATCCCCTCAGCCTCAACGGCCCGCCGGATCTGAGCCTTGGTTGCAAATGCACTCTTTGCTGGCTCGACTGCATGGACGCGATCCACATCATTTCCAAACTCAGATGGGAAGAATCTCTGCAACACACACCCAGGTCTCAGCTGTGTCAAGCATATAATTCAAAATACAACCGTTTGAAGATTAACTAGCTGCTGGGGGATGATTAACAACGCTAACTGAAACCTTGAGATGTCACCAACCAATTGACCAAGGTTGGTCAATGTAAGAACAAGCTATCCCATATGACTCAAGTCAGTATATGAATCAGCCAATTTTTCCTAAATGAGTTTGCACTAACTCAGCAGATTGATTGAGTTTCATGAAGTGATGAAGTTGGCAAAAAATTAGAACGTGAGGATGTGCATCCCTCTCACCAATAACACAGATAGGGCTCCTTACCACTAAAACAAAGTGTATGTCATCTACAAAGGTTGCATTATTTAATTAACCAAATTACTTTTCTGAAATGAAATCTACTGTAAACAACATGAGCTTAACCACCTTTAGCATCTCCAAAGTATTTGTTAATAACATTTTGGATGGCTGGGGCTGTTGATCTGGGAGGaccccttattattattattactttgatGAATAGGCCCTATATGGATGTTTTATGGTCTAAAAAACAAAGATAACATCTTACTCAAAAGTCAGAACATCAATGACAAGCAATGGATGGTTGACAAATAGTTGAGTAAGAAAGGAGCACCAAACCCCATTTAACTGGTGAACTTTGCAAACATTCAGAGGGTGAGATTCTTCGGCAATTTGTTTTAGATTGTTTCACTTCCAGGTGATAATGCCAAATACCAATGGTCTCTAACGCTCAGATAGGTACCATTTGTAATGTAGAAACACTTTGGATGGGTGGGTACCCATCTCTAGCTTGGTTGGTgatctctcaaatctctcctaaaAAATACAAGAGAATATTTAAACTATAACTGGAGAAATTATAAAGTCTGATGCATTAAAATGTGAGTGGTGTCCTGATGCACTAGTTTATGAACAAGTGGATTTGGTTGATGATCCAGGTCATTGATCTGATAAACAGCATCATGGATGGGCATGCCACAAAGAGCTCCTAGGTTGGAGGATCCCAACCCTTCTATGAGCGGCCAAAAAATGAAATGTTATGGAGAACATACAACAATGGTCCAGAAAAAAGGGAAAAACATAGCGATGGTATCTTAGAATTGCGATGAATATAGGTCAAACCCCATCCATGGAGGGTGCATCTGGTCAACAATCTAGATCTATGAACCATGGACTCCATTTTCCAAAATGGACACATCGAGACAATTCATGTTCTGATGTACAAAGACCCTATAATTTTTGAAGCAATCATGTCTTAATCCACCATCCCTCTAACCCACCAAACCTTTTATTAGGATCTtgatttttaaagattttatttaaatttctatttttcctctcttAAAATAGTATAACAAAGCTTCACCCTTCTATAAAAGACTttcatttcatgtctttttttttttttttttggtccttgatagagtgggtgGTTAGGAGCACATGCATAGGTGCGTGCATCGCAAGGAGCGCGGAATGATCTGCTACTCCTAGTGAGCTGCAACTTATAGTACTCCTACTTGCATCGGAACACTGCACATGCATGTCTTATAGTTGCTCTTAGAGAACTACAAGTTATAGTACTCCTACTTGTAGTGGAATGACAATCCAATGGATTGATCCAGCTGTCCATCAAGTGCAGCGCATAGCAGCCAATATTTGGGAGTATCTCGAAATCAGGCCGTTGTTGTTTTGATGCAAACCATTGGAACTTGCCCAAATTTTCATGAGCATTGTTGCCCAACGCAAAATGCATATTTTGTATTGCTCCTGAAAAAATcctattctttctttttctttcttcttcttcttcttcttcttcttcttttttttttttgcattactCCAGGAATCTGGCAGGGTCTTGTATGTTttattgttgaggctgattccttTACTGCATTTGTAAAAATAAACTAATTTGACAACGtggtgtgtggggcctaccttgatgcgtGCATGACATTTAAAaagtccatcatgtgtgcccctgATGTTCTCCATGGCGGtgaaaaaatcatgctgatccaaaactcaggtgggccacaccatgtaaaatcatgactaaaaCTGCAAAATCACATGGTGCCCCCtcaagttttggaatggcctcaATTTGGGGCGTCCATCCAGCTAGTGGATCTTCTAAATGGATTGGAAGGCATATGCAAAACTTGATAGGCCCCGCATACAATTAGGAAGGCtttaatggtgggccaccacatcccAAATGTTCCAAGTGGCATATGACCCACCTGTGTGTTGAATTGGGCTGATTCTTAGGATATGGGGTGAACTTGAAGGGATGCAccttatggacggtttggatgcggGCCCAATATCACTCACcatgttgtagaataagcttattctacaagctGTTGGGTAGCTTCTGTATTGTATTTCAATCAATAAATCTGGTAGGGGTTCTGTTTCTGCCAACCCCAACATATCCTCAACGAGAATAATACAGATATATCTCACCTAATGAAACCGACTCTGTCAAGCGATGGTACTTTATTGCAGCATAGGCCATGAGCTCCACAAAGGGGCAGGGGATTGATTGAGAGGGTAAAGGGGTCATCCAGGTAAGACACGGGCAGTTCATCAAGCGGTGACCTCCTTGAATGtacctgagcccaaaaatcaggttggtccacccATCCCTCAGGCTTCACTTTTTTGAGAAAGATGGACGGCTAGAAAAAACTGAACAACGGTCTACATTCAAAATACATTTCAGCAGATGACAGGATGAGTGGggcggcctgatttttgggtgagGAAATACTCACGTAGACCCAACCGATGAAGGTATCGGATGTCTCAACATATGTTGGCACAGGTGCATGGAATGGCCTCTTCACCATCTCACTCCTGTCGAATCCCATTCCAATTTCCAACTCCCCTGCTGCAGATATGGCACTGCACCCAAGGTGGAATTTCAAGAAATTTCCACTGGAGTGTATGTGATCATCCCTCAAAATTCAAGTTATGGGCCTTACGGCATTATCGTTGGCTCCTGAGACCCACTTTCTCAGTTAAATGTAATGCTCCACTCATTAAATTACCTTTTAACTTCTCTGTTTTGTAATTTTCGAAATTTAGGATtcgtttggttgtaccaaatatcatgaatttcATGACATTCCATGTTCAGTCAGTCCAATTtcgtgcaaaatatcatgagatttcACAAACTACGGTGAAACCAAACACACACTGAAATACCCAAATTCATTAGAATATAGTCTAAAACTTTAGAGAGAAGTAGAGAGGGAGTAGGGTTTATGGTTACCTTAACATTTCCAGCTTCTTTAATGGCGGCGATGATCTTCGTCTGATCTGCCAGCTGCATATGGCCCACTGTAGAAATGACAACATCGACCCCCTTAATCGCTTTCACCAGGCTCCCGTGATCGTAAAGGTCTCCCTAcaaatggttaaaaataaataaaataaaatctcatccATCAACGAATATCTCGGCTAGAAATGGAAAAGACGGGGAGCTTGTAAGGCCCCTTACGTAGACCAAAGTTACGCCATGGTTCTTGAAATTCTCGATGAGTGTCGCCTTCGTAGGATCGGAAACGGTGCTTTCTCTGATCAGAACAAATGTGGGATGCCCGGATTTCGCGCTCGCTTCCACGATGAACTTTCCGATGTAACCGGTCCCACCGATGAAGAGGATCTTGCTTTTCTCGGCCATTTAGAAGCTTTTCCGGCGAAGAAGGAACTGAGAATTCGATTCTATTcgcaaaaacaaaaaaatgagaaGTGGAAGATGTCCGCGCTTTACCGGCAATGGATACCTGTATTTATCGAAGGGAGGAGGCTGAATTTAGGAAAGTGCCCCTCTGACGGACTCGGTCGGATTTAAAATCATCGGTCCGTACTCCGGCATTTATAACAATGAGCTGCAAAAACTGATGCACGGAGTgggtatgtaacacatacattatagtggggcccaaggTGACGGAAACAGTCAAACACCCGCTACACGGTtgcccgggtaacaccttagtcgGCTTCCGTGGTAGGCACAAAacgatgggccccatagagatgGGTGTTTTGTCAAGATGAAGCCGTTCTATTATATAccagatgaacggtccggattaaaCCCCCAATAGCTAATTTGCTTGACTCATCCGTACCATTCATCTAGTCAGCCCTGCTGATACCTCAcctttcttcatcttttttatttttttgttagcttgtttgtAACCCGAGCACGAGGGATGGGGGTGTGCTCTACTGAtaactatttttttcttttacacgcgcacacatcccccacacactcacacggaTGCAATTTCACCActaatgggtactcgaacccttgaccgggagttgaaactcctgagagtctaccacccaagcacgAGTAAGGACCCTGCTCTACGTCACATGAAAGCAATGATGATGgaaggcctaccattaaaatcttcgtaGGGCCCATTGTACCGCAATTTTGCCACCGAACTTATTAATAATATCACAATGAAAAtgatagcttgatccaaaacttccttggcccttaggaagtttttaatgatagaaatTCAATGCATATTATATGGTCCACgagagatttggatttatttcatttttgagaCTATCCTCTAAAATAACTTGTCAAAACAAATAGACAACACACatgaaggtggggcctatggtcaTGCCTCATCTGCTTATCTATTACCCTTGCCTCGCACAATCAATACATATATGAGGTTATACCAAGGCCCAATCAAGGGTAGACAAGCCTGATCCATTGGGTGAATCTATTGGGTAACCCACCAAATATACTATAATATAGCATGGTATAGTGTATTATCTtatattgtactgagtaaactttgtggagcTTATTGTGATGCATGAGTATTACCCGTATTAAAGCAtcattccaaaattgaagcatatccgaagctcaagtaaATGCCATTGAAAGCTCCCTAGGGCCTGCTGCGGTGTAACCAAGTCCACCATTGGAACCTTGTTAGGATTGACCATGATgcctatttgacatccaacttatttataaaaTCATATGGACATGGAATTAAAAAAAACACaagtataagcttgatccaaaacttatgtgattctcaagaagttttcagcAATAATTattgaatttacactatttttgtagtgtggtctacttgaactttgaatatgctttaattttgggttcatgtctaaaacaggtggatggagtggatcaaaaaaaatatacataaaaaTAAGAAACATTAATTAGACTAAGCTCCACGTAATTTTACTCATTGCTAACTCTGCAATCCTCTTCCCACCCAACAGCCCCGTGACTTTTGTCAGTTGAACCAGTCACCATGTTTTGGAGTAGGGTAGGCGAGCACAAATCCTGCATATCTTCTCAGACAGgcgggatatatatatatatatatatatatatatatatatatatatatatatatatatatatatatatatatatatatatatatatatatttgttggctGGTTAGTGCACCAACTGCGAGCTAAATAAAACTCAAGCAGCAAGATATATGATACTCTAGCAgcttatgatgcttgatacgcaggcatgcATACATTGCCTCAAATCATACCAACTGTGGACAGTGTTGTTGAGCCACCGTATCATAATCAGTTTGGTTGTACCTTCCTAACCTCTGATACTCGGAGGGTCGTTTGTCGAAGTAAGACtaatggatattttcatttttaacgatCCCATAAATGTCTACTAAAATAAGTTGAATTTATAGTTCATGATAAATATAAAAATGAGAACAGTAATTTAGACAATTTAGTATGTCCTTTTTATAATAATTAATCTAATTtcaaagtgcctgtgtatcatccatcagatTCTGTCAGAGCATTCGAGTTTCACTTTTCCATAAGGCTCGTACAGAGGGGAGCGGATTACGTGACCCTATACTGGTGTGGCCCTtaccttaaggcccaccttgatgtatgtattctgtatccacacagtcaatttatatttttccaaataatttagggcattatcctaaaaaattaagcagatctaattattaggtggaccatgacACAAAAAAGAgcagtgattgatcattaataggctacaaaagttttagatcaagctgatttgttttatcatttaatccaggcttatgtgaccttattaacaaattggatggaaaataaacattaccgaaaTATTAATGTGTCCTAAGAAACTTTTAATGatagagcattcaatcaccactgtttcctatgatatggttcacTTAATAAtttgatatacttcattttttagaataGTGCCCtcaaaataatatgtaaaaatgaatggacagtgtgattatagaatacatacatcaaggtgggcaccaacTTAGATGAgcctggggtctcacctaatgcgCTCCCCGTACTGAGTTCGTCACGTGCAAAGGATGGAAAAGGTGAATGATTGAGGCGAATTTCCTACTATTCCTATTACAGGAGCCCCTGTATCAAAAG contains:
- the LOC131237957 gene encoding phenylcoumaran benzylic ether reductase Pyrc5; translation: MAEKSKILFIGGTGYIGKFIVEASAKSGHPTFVLIRESTVSDPTKATLIENFKNHGVTLVYGDLYDHGSLVKAIKGVDVVISTVGHMQLADQTKIIAAIKEAGNVKRFFPSEFGNDVDRVHAVEPAKSAFATKAQIRRAVEAEGIPYTYVSSNFFAGYFLPSLAQPGATSPPRDKVVILGDGNPKAIFVKEDDIGTFTIKAVDDPRTLNKVLYLRPPANIYSFNDLVSLWEKKIGKTLERIYVPEEQVLKNIEEAPIPVNIVLAIGHSVFVKGDHTNFEIEPSFGMEASLLYPDVKYTTVEEYLDQFV